CATCGTGGAGTGGGACGAGACGCACAATCTGGTCAAGATCAATCCGATGGCTTCCTGGACGGAAACAAAAGTCCGGGAATACATACGCCGGCACGATCTTCCCTACAATCCCCTGCATGACCAGGGCTACCCAAGTATAGGCTGCATGCCCTGCACAAAACCTGTCAAGAACGGCCAGGATATTCGCTCTGGACGATGGCAGGGGCATGAAAAAACAGAGTGCGGCATCCATTTGTACATCCCCGACAGGAAAGCGACCGGCAGTTGATTGACGCCGTGCCTGACGAAACAGAGCATCGTTGCATAGTGCTAACAGGCCCTAACCTGAACGAACCCGTCGGCTTTATCGGCCTTGGCGTAATGGGTCGTGGCATGGCGCACAACCTCATCAGGCACGGCCTCGACCTGACCGTCTGGAATCGCACTCCCTCCAGAACGAAACCTCTTGAGAAAGCCGGCGCCCGGGTAGCCGCATCGATCCGGGAATTGGCTGCGCATTGCCCTATCGTCATTCTGTGCGTTAGCGATACTCCGGATGCAGCCGCTGTCATCGAAGAAGCGATCCCGTCGGCACGCCCCGGCACGCTCTTCATCGACACGAGCACGATCAGCCCGTCCGTAACGAGAACACTGGCCGGAAAACTGGCGGACCGGAATATGCATATGCTGGATGCCCCCATCAGCGGAGGCAGCGAAGGAGCCGCAAACGGCACGCTCAGCATTATGATCGGAGGCGAGTCGGATCAGGTGGCGCGGGCCATGCCCTGTTTCGAAGCCATGGGTACAACGATTACGCATGTCGGCGGGCACGGGGCCGGCCAAACCGTCAAACTTGTCAACCAGATCCTGGTTGTCGTGAACATGCTCGCCGTATCGGAGGCGCTCACGTTTGCAGAGGCCGGTGAACTGGACCTCGAAAAAACATTGGAAGCGGTAACCGGCGGAGCAGCAGGCAGCTGGATGCTGGCCAACAGGGGGCCGCAATGTACGCAAAGAGACTGGCGCCCGGGATT
The sequence above is drawn from the Bacteroidetes bacterium SB0662_bin_6 genome and encodes:
- a CDS encoding NAD(P)-dependent oxidoreductase, with amino-acid sequence MNEPVGFIGLGVMGRGMAHNLIRHGLDLTVWNRTPSRTKPLEKAGARVAASIRELAAHCPIVILCVSDTPDAAAVIEEAIPSARPGTLFIDTSTISPSVTRTLAGKLADRNMHMLDAPISGGSEGAANGTLSIMIGGESDQVARAMPCFEAMGTTITHVGGHGAGQTVKLVNQILVVVNMLAVSEALTFAEAGELDLEKTLEAVTGGAAGSWMLANRGPQCTQRDWRPGFTIDLQLKDLRLVLDAADELGVPLIGAGACFHLYRSLQRNGLGSEGNHALVKALERLSGIEVGKQAGMEPGATS